In Lactobacillus sp. PV012, one genomic interval encodes:
- a CDS encoding glycosyltransferase family 8 protein: MTTIPVFYTITDNYTPYAGVSIQSLINHANPNRDYTIYVLVQEISEEHKQALKNLATDNVHINIFHIDDELLKPITNTKENYLRGQFFTMAIFYRLFIPELFPQYDKSIYLDADTIVNTDIAELYDTDLGNNMFGSAPDLSIRYMPLLQEYIKQCQGIFPPEKYINNGVILFNLKAFREKKFIDRFLYLLGKYQFDNLDPDQAYMNEICEDYIYHLDGKWDTMPNESIPPIKDPKIVHYNLFFKPWHFEDVQYGNYFWDVAKETPFYETLKQELANFTDADRQKQRDDLEKMAQRVKEIEQTNTWAKVKQQGEKIKL; encoded by the coding sequence ATGACTACTATTCCAGTTTTTTATACTATTACTGATAACTATACTCCTTACGCTGGAGTCTCAATTCAATCACTTATTAACCATGCAAACCCTAACCGTGATTACACTATCTATGTTTTAGTCCAAGAAATTAGTGAGGAGCACAAGCAAGCACTCAAGAATCTTGCCACAGATAATGTTCATATCAATATCTTTCATATTGACGATGAATTGTTAAAGCCAATCACTAATACCAAAGAAAACTACTTAAGGGGACAATTTTTCACAATGGCGATTTTTTATCGTTTATTTATTCCTGAATTATTCCCACAATATGATAAAAGTATCTATTTAGATGCAGACACAATTGTCAATACAGATATTGCTGAATTATATGATACTGACCTTGGCAATAACATGTTTGGCTCTGCTCCTGATCTCTCAATCCGTTACATGCCACTACTCCAAGAATATATTAAACAATGTCAAGGAATCTTCCCACCTGAAAAATATATCAATAACGGTGTGATTTTGTTCAACTTAAAAGCTTTTAGAGAGAAAAAATTTATCGACAGATTCTTGTATCTCTTAGGCAAATATCAATTTGATAATCTTGATCCTGATCAAGCTTATATGAATGAAATTTGTGAAGATTATATTTATCACTTAGATGGTAAATGGGATACTATGCCTAACGAAAGTATCCCTCCTATCAAGGATCCCAAAATTGTCCACTATAATCTTTTCTTTAAGCCATGGCATTTTGAAGATGTACAATATGGTAACTACTTCTGGGATGTCGCAAAAGAAACTCCTTTTTATGAAACATTAAAGCAAGAATTAGCCAATTTTACTGATGCTGACCGTCAAAAACAACGTGATGACTTAGAAAAAATGGCCCAACGTGTCAAAGAAATTGAGCAGACCAATACTTGGGCAAAAGTGAAACAACAAGGAGAAAAAATTAAACTATGA